The Candidatus Dependentiae bacterium genomic interval ACACAAATCTGGCTTATCTTGTTCCAGCATCTTTTGTTGCTTCTTTTGTACTGCAGAACAACAACCACCAATATGGTGTTTTTTCAAAATATCCATAATGCCAACCTTGTCCAAATACCATTCAAGCTTATCGTCTTGAAAAGAAGATTCAGAAAAATAGGTCCCAAATACCACATCGCCAACATGAGAAAAAACCGTATGAGAAGCATCATGAAGTAACCCCGCCACTTGCTCATCCAAGCAAGCACCAAAATGCCGTAATAACACAAAAACACCTAAAGAATGGTCATAACGAGAAAATGAAATTCCTTTATTGCCACAAGCAGCATCTCGGTACACCGTTACCCCATATTGCTCAATATGTTTTAACCGCTCGAAAGCAGAAGACCGTATTATCTCTACTAACACAGGCTCATGCACCTTATAATCACCGTATTCAGTCTGCACCACTAACTCATCACCTTTATCGATCACAAGCACTTCTGCCTGAAGCGGGTTGACAAAGATGAGTAATAATCCCAATAATAATGAATAATTTTTCTTGTTTATCATGAGTATTCTCCTGCAAACTTATTAGACTTGGCTTCTGAAACAATTCAGATTAAGCTTACAGACTAGGTGACGAAAAATATATAATAAGCTAAAGGTTTTTTACATGAGCATATCCCATACCCAAGAGTATAAATTATCACTTCCCGCAGCTGTTTTGATTAATATCAATATTATGCTTGGCGCAGGTATTTTTATCAATACACCAGAACTGGCAAAACAAGCTGGTATGCTCGGCGCTTTCAACTATCTTATTGTTGGCGTTCTCATGCTCCCGCTCATTCTTTCTATCGCACAATTATTGCGACTGCACCCAGCAGGTGGGTTTTATACCTTTGCACAAAAAGAAATCAATCCTTTTATTGGATTTTTAAGTGGTTGGAGCTACTTCACCTCAAAGTTGGCCTCTAGTATGCTGATGATCCACGTGTCAGTCACCTTGCTCCAGCTCATTATACCCAGCATTGCATGGATACATCCTTTTGCCCTCGACACCATGGTTGTCTGCCTTTTTTCTGCGCTCAATATGTTAAATATGAAAGCCGGTAGCACCATACAAACCATGTTTATTGGTTTTAAAACAATTCCAATATTCTTTGCGATTTTAAGCGGTATATTTTTGTTTCAAACGAATAATTTCATCGCCACGACAATCATGTGGGATGGCATCTATACGAGTTTACCTTTAGTGATTTATGCAGTCATTGGTTTTGAGGCTGCATGCTCCATGAGCAGTAAAATTAAAGATGCACACAAAAATGCACCGCTGGCAGTACTTATTTCTTTTGGCATTGTGATATCAATTGCTTTTTTATATCAGGCACTCTTTTATGGTGCACTCGGCACTACATTAACCCATGTAGATTATCGCGGAGCATTTCCCGCATTATTACATGCACTGTTTGGCGACTCCCTGCTCACCCATAAATTGGCAGGATTACTGCATATAGCCATTGCATCATCCACCTTGGGGGCTGCTTATGGCATCATCTTTAGCAACTCATGGAATTTGCACATCTTGGCACAACACCACCATATTATCGGTTCTCGATTCTTTACCAAACTCAATAGCAACTTCATTCCCTTTGCTTGCGTTTTGGTCGAAGGTGCGCTCTGCTTAATGTACTTGATAATAAGCCAAGGCAATCATGTCCCCTTACAACAAATTGGTGCCCTCGGATGCGTTATTGCCTACACCTTAAGCGTGATAGCACTCTTGCATGCAACACGCAATAATCCTGCTACGACCATCAAACGCTGGATTCCTATGCTTGGATTAGTAAGTTGTGCCATATTAATGACAGCATGCATCAATAGTTTTTTTGTGAAAGGAATGAGTTCACTCATTGTGTATTCATTGTTAATCGCGTTCGGCATTGGCATGTATAAAATTACTTTGCAGCGCGCACACAAACAATAAATTTGATCTTTTTCATGGTAAACATCAAGCAGCTGGGGCACAAATGGACTCCCTAGAGAAATAAATCTTTTTTTTGTAATATTTAAACAGTCTGATCATTGATTCTTTTTCAGTTTTCAGTGCGATCTGTTCTGCTGTTTAACCCAATGCATTCCTCACATACATGGATGCACCATATGAAAGTAAAGTATGTGCCAGTTGCACACGCCTCCCACGAACAGCACACATAAGGGGAGTAAAACCATCTGCGTCACAGGAATCTACATATGCGCCAGCTTTAAGTAATGCTTCTGTACTCTTTATATTGTTCATATAAGTCGCTTGCATAAGTGCAGTATTTCGATGATCGTCTCGACTATTCATGTTGGCCCCAGCTCTTGATAGCACATCTATACAGTCAATGCGCTGCTCATAACTGGCATGCATAAGCGCTGTCCAATCGACATTATCAGTATTGTTAATATTCGCTCGAGCGCCTATCAGCACCCGCATGCAATCAGCATGTCCATGTCTAGCTGCATGCATTAAGGGCGTCATACCATCAACACCAACGCCATCTACATCGTGACCCTGTTCAACCAACATGGAAACTTTTTCTGCATCACCATTGCAAGCCGCCCTTGTTAAACGGCTATCTCTAAAACAATGAATTAACCCATGACACACGGTACCAACAACAGCCAGTTGCAACAAACCAGTGTTCAAGTCAAACGCCATTGAAGTAGTAACATTATTATGGAGACTTACTATGACTACGACAAAAACAAGAATTAGTTTGCGCATGCTATAATAAATCCTATTTTAAAAAACAATGTGACATTTAAACTTCAGTAAAAAATAAAGGTTTTTATATGAACAATCCAGAAAAAATATCTAACGCACTATAAAAATAACTCTTTATTTTAATGACAATTTAATGTCATACTAAGATAAACGCAAACACAAAAACATTGAGAACATCATGAACCTTACACAATTCACAACAAACCGCACAGCAATTACTCCTGACCAACAATACGTTCATGCAGCAACATGGTTAGAAATTAATCAACAAGCGCTCGAACATAACATACAGAGTTATAAAGCTGTTATAGGTTCTGCGTTGCTTGCACCCGTGATTAAAAGTAATGCGTATGGCCACGGCATAGAACAGGTTGCTAAAATTCTTGATAATCACGAAGCTATTGGCATGATTTGTGTTGTAAGCTTGTCAGAAGCTCTCACGCTGCGCACCCTCGGCATACAAAAACCATTACTCGTACTAAGTATCATTGATGCTGATATAAAAAAAACCGCTCTCCACAACATCACCCTCGTTGTGTATACCATTGCTATGGCTGAAGCAATGAATAACGTTGGTAAAGAATATAATAAAAAAATGTCAGTGCATGTGAAAATTGATACGGGACTTGCTCGCCTTGGCGTGCCAATAGACACTGCCTTGGAATTTATTACCACACTCTCGCGCATGCCATACATTCACATCGAAGGCATCTTCACTCACTTTGCTAACTCAGAGAATAAAGACCAAACCTATATGACCCTGCAGCTTTCTCGATTTGTACACGTGTTAAATTCTCTTGAGCACCACAATATCCACATTCCGTATTGCCACGCAGCATCATCTGCTGGCATCACCGGAAATCTCAACAGTCACTTTAACATGGCACGGGCTGGCATTGGCATCTACGGCTTATGGCCATCACTAAGTAATAAAGAACGCGCACAAAAATTGCATCCAGATTTTACATTAAAACCAGTACTGTCGTGGAAAACAACGATCATTCAAATTAAAGAAATTCCAGCAGAAAGTTATGTTGGTTACGACTTGACGTATCAAACAAAAGAAGCAACACGCATTGCAGTTTTACCGGTTGGTTATTGGGATGGATTGAGCAGAAAACTTTCTAATAAAGGCGTGATACTCGTACACAACAAACAAGCGCCGATTATTGGCAGAGTTGCCATGAATCTCACCTGCATTAATATTACCGGCATCGATGCATCCATTGGCGATGAAGTAACGCTACTAGGAGCTGGCATAAGTGCTGACGATTTAGCCGCACAATGCGACACTATTAACTATGAAATAACCACACGCATCAATCCATTGTTACCGCGTATTATAAAACTATAATCTCTATCGCAACTTTAATGTCACAATAGCAAGCAAGCAAAGAATTAAAGAAATGATGCCAAAGCGCACAGTAATTTTTGCTTCAGGCCAACCAAGCAATTCAAAATGATGGTGAATCGGCGCCATTCTAAAAAGGCGTCGTCCCAAGTAACGATATGACAGAACTTGCAACATCACTGATACGGTTTCGAGCATAAAGAGCCCGCCAGCAATAGGCAGTAGCATCTCTTGCTTTGCCATGATTGCCATCAACGCTAAACCACCACCAAGGGCTAATGCGCCAACGTCACCCATAAAAATTTGGGCTGGATAGGTGTTATACCATAAAAAGCCTAGCGATGCGCCGACAAGAATAGAACCAAGAACGGTCAGTTCTGCGCAACCGGCAAAAGGAATATGCAAATAAGAAGCAATCACGGCGTGCCCAGCCAAGTAACAAACCAAAGAAAACGTAGCAAAGTTTTGCACCAATGCCCCAATGGCAAGACCATCAAGACCATCGGTCAGGTTGACTGCGTTACTGGTTCCTACCAAGATAAACATAACCCAAGGAATAAACAGCAACCCAATATCAGGTTGTAGATTTTTAAAGAAGGGAAATACTATCGTGGTATCAACCACCTGGGTAGCATACAAAAGCAACCCGGTCACCCCCGCCACAAAACATTGCAGGTTAAATTTCAGTGCGGCCGAAATGCCCTTTTTCTTCTGAATCTTGTTCCAATCGTCCCAGAAACCTATGGCGCCAAAGCCAAGCAAACACCATAAAAATATCCAGATGCGAACATCGGCCAAATTGCACCATACAAGGACACTGCCCACGACCACCATCAGAATAAAGAGCCCACCCATGGTTGGCATATCGTCCTTTTTTCTGTGGTTTTCTGGGGTCCACTCACGAGCCTTAGACCTAAAAAATCTCTTGGACATAGCAATAAACCAATCGCCAAAGATAAAGGAGAAGATAAGGGCGGTTAGAAGAGAGGTAACTGCCCGCACACTGATATAATGAAATACGTTAAAAAATGGGGCACATTGCTTGAGATGTAGCGATATATGGTATAACACACTAAAAACCTGGTTAAAATGGGGAAAATGGCAATAACGATTACTCAGTCCAGAATAGCTTAAATCACTATTAAATCAACCTATTGCCCCCCCTGTTGACTATAGAACTCTATGGTTTAGACTGAGTAGGTGATAAAACATGTTTAAATAAACAAATAAACCCCCAAGACACGGAGGAATTTTATGATGTGTCCTTTATCAAAAAATGGAATTAAAAACAGCTTGTTGCTGGTAGTAGGATTAGTAATTGCAAGCAGCGCGCAAGCACGAGATATCGTAGAGATCTTGGATCATGTGGAAACACATATCAGACGTGCCGGTGCAAATCACACAGACATCGTTAATTATCGCGAGAATGTTCGCAAGGTACTCTGTGATTTCTTAGATAAAAGCAATAACGAACGCTACGAAATTCACTTGGATAGAATACAAGTATACGTACAAGCCTTGCTCGTATTTGTAGAACATCCACACTATCAAAGCGCAAAGGCAACACTTGCCAAGCTGCATAAAGATCTTGTCGACATGCTCAAGATCTTAAGAGAAAACCGAACCGCCTTTTCACTTGGCACAAAACTTAACAAATACAAACCTCTTTTGCCTAACTGCATCAGAAGTAAGAACGTATTTGAACTTGCTAGCGCAATCAATCACCGCCTAGCATGCTAATAGACTAAACATTTACATCATCCTTTCTTTTATTCCCTATGGTGTCGATCGCACCTCAATGATCCTTAGATGGGGAAATGTAGGTTATATTCTTTATTTGTAAGAATCATTTTAAATAATAATCCCAGGGTACTATACTACTCTGGGATTATTATTTAAAACCGGGAGAACTCATGAAGCGTTTTTTACTGCTCGTCATCTGCTGTATAGCTACATCTACCGCTCAAGCAACAGAAAAAATCGAATCCATTCGCGACACCATAGTCAGCACCTTAAAACACACCAACCCCACTACGCTTGCCCAATTCAATGAATTTTATAAACAATACGAACAATCAGTTTTTGAATTCTTTGACCCAAAAAATGAACTACCCCTCACGCAACATATAGAACGCATGAACCAAGACCTCAAGACCCTCAAAGGTGTCTACGACAACCCGCAATTCAAAAGCGTGAGGCCAAACCTCCTCGATCTCAACAACCATTTTATCGCAATGGTGGCGATATTAAAACAATACATCGGCTCACGCAACTCTATTGGCATGGCATTGAATGTCAGGCCGTTTAAATTTTTACTGCCCGCTGCGGTCAAAAATCGGGGAAATATATCACTTTTTAAAAGCCTACACCATCGCCTCACCTGCTAATGACCAACCGCCAGACCTTTTTTTGCTCTAACTTGCCAGCTTTACCCAGTTCAAGTAGACTAAAAATTATAAAAAAGTCTTATACCCCTATCATTTTTTAGGTTTCGCGTTAATCATTATGAATCAAACTATGTCTTATGATTTTGATGTTATTGTTGTTGGTGGTGGCCATGCTGGCATAGAGGCAGCGCACGCTGCAGCCAAAATGGGCTCAAAGACACTCTTGGTAACCATTAACTTGGACACCATAGGTCTTATGCCATGCAACCCGGCCGTTGGCGGTGTAGGCAAAGGTCACATCGTTTACGAGTTGAGTGCCCTGGGTGGCCTCATGCCAAAGTTATGTACCAAAACCTACCTGCAAGCTCGCATGCTCAACACGCGTAAAGGTCCTGCCGTCCAAGGCCTCAGATTACAGATCGACAAGTACGCCTACAACAAATTGAGTAAAGAAGTTCTAGAGCGAATTGAGAACCTGACTCTGCGCATGGGCATGGTTGAAGAAATTCTTATTGATGACGCACGTAACATCCGTGGCATTAAAACCCGTGATGGCTCAGAATATTTAGCGCCAACCTTAATTATTACCACCGGAACCTTCTTAAACGGTAAAATTCATATCGGGCCGACAAACTATCCTGCTGGCCGCCAAGGTGAAGAAGCAGCTTTAACGCTTTCATTTTTCTTAGAAAAAATGGGTATCAAGCTTGGCCGCCTCAAAACAGGAACCCCACCACGCTTACTTCGCTCAAGCATTGATTTTAGCAAGATGACACAACAAGAGCCGGATAACTTAAACTATCTGTTTGAGTTTTATCCGCACAGCTCTGTTGAAACACGTCCCTGTTTTATTACCGAAACTAATGCAAGAACACACGAGATTATTAGAAAAAACTTACACTTATCAGCTATGTACAGTGGCAACATTCAAGGCATTGGCCCACGGTACTGCCCTTCTATTGAAGACAAAATTTCCCGCTTTGCTGACAAAACCTCACATCATATTTTTGTGGAACCAGAAGGCGCATCGTCAGAAGAAATTTATCCGAATGGGCTTTCCACCTCACTGCCAGTCAGCGTACAAAAAGAATACATTCAATCGATTGCTGGTTTTGAGCAAGCAGTCATCACACGCCCAGGCTACGCCGTCGAATACGATTTTGTTATGCCAAACCAATTGCACCACACGCTAGAAGTTAAAACCGTTGGCGGCTTATTTTTAGCCGGACAAATTAACGGTACCACCGGGTATGAAGAAGCAGCCGGCCAAGGAATTGTTGCCGGTATTAATGCCCACTTAAAAGTAAAAAAACAAGAACCATTTATTTTAGACCGCACTGAAAGTTATATCGGCGTTATGATTGACGATCTAATTACTTTCAGCGTTGACGAACCTTATCGCATGTTTACCTCACGCGCCGAACGTCGCTTGTTGCTGCGTCAAGACAACGCATTCCTTCGTTTGACTGATCGCGCGTATAAACTCGGCATGATTGACGAACAACTGTACCGCGACTTCAAACAAGAAAAAGACATTATCAACCAAACATTAACCGATTTGCGTGCTGGGCAA includes:
- a CDS encoding APC family permease; the protein is MSISHTQEYKLSLPAAVLININIMLGAGIFINTPELAKQAGMLGAFNYLIVGVLMLPLILSIAQLLRLHPAGGFYTFAQKEINPFIGFLSGWSYFTSKLASSMLMIHVSVTLLQLIIPSIAWIHPFALDTMVVCLFSALNMLNMKAGSTIQTMFIGFKTIPIFFAILSGIFLFQTNNFIATTIMWDGIYTSLPLVIYAVIGFEAACSMSSKIKDAHKNAPLAVLISFGIVISIAFLYQALFYGALGTTLTHVDYRGAFPALLHALFGDSLLTHKLAGLLHIAIASSTLGAAYGIIFSNSWNLHILAQHHHIIGSRFFTKLNSNFIPFACVLVEGALCLMYLIISQGNHVPLQQIGALGCVIAYTLSVIALLHATRNNPATTIKRWIPMLGLVSCAILMTACINSFFVKGMSSLIVYSLLIAFGIGMYKITLQRAHKQ
- the mnmG gene encoding tRNA uridine-5-carboxymethylaminomethyl(34) synthesis enzyme MnmG, which encodes MNQTMSYDFDVIVVGGGHAGIEAAHAAAKMGSKTLLVTINLDTIGLMPCNPAVGGVGKGHIVYELSALGGLMPKLCTKTYLQARMLNTRKGPAVQGLRLQIDKYAYNKLSKEVLERIENLTLRMGMVEEILIDDARNIRGIKTRDGSEYLAPTLIITTGTFLNGKIHIGPTNYPAGRQGEEAALTLSFFLEKMGIKLGRLKTGTPPRLLRSSIDFSKMTQQEPDNLNYLFEFYPHSSVETRPCFITETNARTHEIIRKNLHLSAMYSGNIQGIGPRYCPSIEDKISRFADKTSHHIFVEPEGASSEEIYPNGLSTSLPVSVQKEYIQSIAGFEQAVITRPGYAVEYDFVMPNQLHHTLEVKTVGGLFLAGQINGTTGYEEAAGQGIVAGINAHLKVKKQEPFILDRTESYIGVMIDDLITFSVDEPYRMFTSRAERRLLLRQDNAFLRLTDRAYKLGMIDEQLYRDFKQEKDIINQTLTDLRAGQTNTQLLKLFGELECNAQAIKESTTNTLSDRSVQTIYAEVRYEPYLKREEKEVEKTKAHQELIIPATLDYIDMPGLSRELQQKLTKYKPHTIAQASLIQGITPAAISLLIFKIRNMSRSKNIVESSCKIG
- a CDS encoding ankyrin repeat domain-containing protein, encoding MRKLILVFVVVIVSLHNNVTTSMAFDLNTGLLQLAVVGTVCHGLIHCFRDSRLTRAACNGDAEKVSMLVEQGHDVDGVGVDGMTPLMHAARHGHADCMRVLIGARANINNTDNVDWTALMHASYEQRIDCIDVLSRAGANMNSRDDHRNTALMQATYMNNIKSTEALLKAGAYVDSCDADGFTPLMCAVRGRRVQLAHTLLSYGASMYVRNALG
- a CDS encoding HD domain-containing protein; translation: MINKKNYSLLLGLLLIFVNPLQAEVLVIDKGDELVVQTEYGDYKVHEPVLVEIIRSSAFERLKHIEQYGVTVYRDAACGNKGISFSRYDHSLGVFVLLRHFGACLDEQVAGLLHDASHTVFSHVGDVVFGTYFSESSFQDDKLEWYLDKVGIMDILKKHHIGGCCSAVQKKQQKMLEQDKPDLCVDRIEYLLRGALADQLLTEAEVRAIVNDLCFEYPEWSFEHVAQAQKLGMISLWFSEYVFGAASDGYTYQHAAVALKRAVELNLITTDDICFSQDEIIWNILCSSHDDIIEKALDKVMHYVRYYSLSDESDYDQHVKVKCFAVNPWVQTEQGLQRLTAIDAEYAAEYKRVEALARKGWYLKFTR
- the alr gene encoding alanine racemase; translation: MNLTQFTTNRTAITPDQQYVHAATWLEINQQALEHNIQSYKAVIGSALLAPVIKSNAYGHGIEQVAKILDNHEAIGMICVVSLSEALTLRTLGIQKPLLVLSIIDADIKKTALHNITLVVYTIAMAEAMNNVGKEYNKKMSVHVKIDTGLARLGVPIDTALEFITTLSRMPYIHIEGIFTHFANSENKDQTYMTLQLSRFVHVLNSLEHHNIHIPYCHAASSAGITGNLNSHFNMARAGIGIYGLWPSLSNKERAQKLHPDFTLKPVLSWKTTIIQIKEIPAESYVGYDLTYQTKEATRIAVLPVGYWDGLSRKLSNKGVILVHNKQAPIIGRVAMNLTCINITGIDASIGDEVTLLGAGISADDLAAQCDTINYEITTRINPLLPRIIKL
- the mraY gene encoding phospho-N-acetylmuramoyl-pentapeptide-transferase: MLYHISLHLKQCAPFFNVFHYISVRAVTSLLTALIFSFIFGDWFIAMSKRFFRSKAREWTPENHRKKDDMPTMGGLFILMVVVGSVLVWCNLADVRIWIFLWCLLGFGAIGFWDDWNKIQKKKGISAALKFNLQCFVAGVTGLLLYATQVVDTTIVFPFFKNLQPDIGLLFIPWVMFILVGTSNAVNLTDGLDGLAIGALVQNFATFSLVCYLAGHAVIASYLHIPFAGCAELTVLGSILVGASLGFLWYNTYPAQIFMGDVGALALGGGLALMAIMAKQEMLLPIAGGLFMLETVSVMLQVLSYRYLGRRLFRMAPIHHHFELLGWPEAKITVRFGIISLILCLLAIVTLKLR